From the genome of Bacillota bacterium:
ATTTTATCATTTCTATATCTTCAGGACTAAATGTCCTACCTGAAAATGTTCTATTAGTATTGTTCATGACTTGATTACCTACCTCCCCCAAGTCTACTATACAATACTAATCTTGTACGTGTCCAACTCGGTTTTGCGAAAATATTTTTTTGCTACTCTCTATAACTCTTGTTTTCTCTTTCTTTTAAATTCGTGCTTCATCTCTGTACATTCAAATTATTACAATCAAGTTACTTCTTAGCCTTTTCCAAAGCCCTTTTAACTGCCAGTTTCCAGTTTTCGGAACTAACTGTAGCTCCACTTATAGCATCTACTTCATATGTTTGTTTTTCAATCATCGCATCTGCCAAATCTTTCCTAAACTTTTTCAAATTAGGATACAATTTGCCGTTAATTTCCTTTCCAGTCCAATTATCATAATCCACTTCATTTCCTTCAGTGTCCAATCGTCTTAAGTTTATACTTCTAATCTTTCCATCATTTATTACAACTGTTGCATCTTCATTTCCATACTGCCATTTATCTCCTACTCCTACAAATGTACCGTCCTTATACCGGACTTCCTCTTCCCCTGTCTTTTGTCCTTCATTAGGCATTTGGTTAATAGCAGTACATGAAGTTAAAATAATAATAAGTACTGTTATTGCAAAAAGTCTGAAAACTCTTTTCATATCTTGTCCTCCTCTTTTTAACAAAAGTATTATTTTATTCTTTGTTCTTATTTTTATATGTAATTAATAAAAATATACTGTTATTATCTGATTATTTTTAATCAAAAGAAGGAGTTATTGATATAAAATCATTTGTTAGAAGTTAGAAGCTGGAAGTGAAAAGTTAGAATTTAGAGGTAGTTCAAACTTTTCACTTCTTTCATGTCACTTCCCACTTTTACTTAACAACGCTACGTCCAGTGAGGCATTTAATAACCTTGCCGATATACATGCGGTGATAGTCTTTTTTTAAGTAATTTTTATCGATTTCGGGATCTAAAAAGTTGTACGGCACTATATCCTGATAATATATTTTTTTACATACTATTACAAGCCGTGCCTCATTAAAGTATACAACCCCATCTTCTTCAACAGGAGTAAGTCCGGTAGCTGCTGCTTTATCAACATCCCTACCTGAATGCGAACCACAAAACTGGAGGACTTTTCTGTATGTTTCATCAAAAAACGAGAATGTAAAGTTCCTATGTTTTTCTATAAATTCAAAAGTATAACGTTGTGGTCTTACAAAGCAAAAGGATACGTTTTCACCCCACAGTACACCTAATCCTCCCCAGCTTGCAGTCATAGTATTATAGCTATCCTTAGTACCTGCAGTCACAAGCATCCAATCAGAACCTATTAATTTAAAAACATTTTCCTGTATTTGCTCTGGTCTTATTTCTATGAACTCATTCATCATTGCTATCATCACCTCAAATTGTTTAATCATAATATTTATTTTATACTTTCTTATTAGATTTTGCTGAAAACCCTTTCAAATGCACCAAGGGCATAATCAAGTTGTTCCTTGGTATGAGTTGCAGTGTAGCTGGTCCTTAACAGGCATTGGCCCGGCTTTACTGCAGGTGCAATAACAGGATTTACATAAACGCCTTCGTTGAGAAGCATTTTAGTTATTACAAATGTCCTTTCATTTTCCCAAGTCATTACAGGTATAATTGGAGTTTGGGAATCGCCAATCGGAATATCAAGCTTTCTGAAGCCTTCCCGCATATAATTTGCAATATCTGAAAGGGCTCTAACACGTTCAGGTTCAGATTCAAGTATATTCAAGGCCTCAAGAGCAGCAGCAGCATTAGCAGGTGTGATTGAAGCACTAAAGATAAAGGGCCTGGAAACATGTTTAACATAATGTATTACTTCTTCCCTTGCAGCTATATAACCGCCAAGGCTTGCTAGAGATTTGCTGAAAGTCCCCATTATAATGTCTACTTTATCTTCTAGTCCGAAATGTTCTGCCGTGCCCCGCCCATGTTCACCTAATACACCTAAGCCATGAGCGTCATCTACCATTATTCTTGCTTCATATTTTTCGGCTAACCTCACTATTTCAGGGAGATTACAAATATCTCCTCCCATACTGAATACACCATCAGTTACTATCAGTTTACCACTAGTATCCGGTATATTTTTTAATACTCTTTCTAAATCATTCATGTCATTATGATTATATTTAATTGTTTTAGCGAAACTAAGCCTGCAACCATCAACTATACTTGCATGGTTTTCACTATCACAAATTATATAGTCATTCCTTCCTGCAATAGCTGAAATTATCCCTAAATTAGTCTGAAACCCTGTGCTAAATGTAAGTGCCGCTTCTTTTTTTACAAATGAAGCCAGGCGTTTTTCAAGTTCAATATGGATACTTAGGGTACCGTTGAGGAAACGTGAACCTGAGCAACCAGTCCCATATTTTTCTAATGCTTCCCTGGCAGCTTTTATGACCCTAGGGTCTGAAGTAAGTCCCAGGTAATTATTAGACCCAATCATTATTGTTCTTTTTCCTTCAATTATTACTTCTGTGTCCTGACATGTTTCCAATACATGAAAATATGGGTAAATCCCTGCCTTCATAGCTTCTTTCGCATCGGTATAGTTAAAACATTTTTGAAAGATATCCATATTTTGTTTCTCTCCTTTGATTAGTATTAGCCTTAATAAAAGTTGCTGTGTTATAGTATTATTAATAATATAGATAGTACAGGCCAAGAATATTTTATCATAAAAAATGAATTTTGGCATTTGTTTTCTATTGTTTTCTATACTTTTTATTTTATTTTATTGTTTGTATTTCTAAATTAAAGGATGTATAATACTGATAAAATATACTTGTTAGAATACTTATACTGATACTGAGAATAACTTGTCGTTGGAGGTAAAGAATGAAAATGATTTATGGTAATACTGTCATGATAACCGGTGCATCTTCAGGAATAGGAAAATGTATAGCACTATCACTTATGAAAAAAGGATATAGGGTATATGGTACTTCTCGAAACCCAATACAGAAAAATATAGTAGTTGCCAATGATTCCGAGGATGGAAAAGGTTTTATTGAAATGGTCCAGTTAGATGTCAGGTCGGAAGATTCAATTAAAAAAGCTGTAGACTACATTTTGAGAAAGGAAGGTAAGATTGACATATTAATTAATAATGCAGGATTTGGAATTGCAGGTGCTGTTGAAGATACTAGTCATGAGGAAGCTTATGAACAGTTTGACACAAATTTCTTTGGCGTATTGAGAATGTGCCGTAATGTTATTCCTATTATGAGAAAAAATAAAAGTGGACTAATTATAAACATCAGCTCTGTTGCGGGTTTAATATCTATTCCCTTCCAATCAATGTATAGTGCAAGCAAATACGCTTTAGAATCAATGTCGGAAGCCTTGCGTATTGAACTAAAACCTTTCGGTATAAATGTGGTGTTGGTTGAGCCCGGAGATACAAAAACAGGATTTACCGCCAACAGAAAGATTGTCAATCGGGCAAATGAAAGTTCAATATATAAAGAGCGATTTATTAAGTCTTTAAATACCATGATAAAAGATGAAACAACAGGCCCCACACCTGAGGCTGTGGCAAGAGCTATTGTAAAAATATTAAACAAAAAAAACCCTCCTGTAAGGGTTGTAGTAGGTATTAAATACAAAATAATTGTATTTTGCAAAAGGTTGGTACCTGCAAGGTTTGTTGAATATGTAGTATCAAAACTTTATTAGTACCTCTCGGAAACTATCTCACCGATAGATGATTCTTCTGATGGCTTTTCTTCCGAAATTGTTGTTATATCTGGTCTAACAGCTGATATTATACATCTCACAGTGACTGATATCAACACTATGAAGCCACCTACCATAGCCCATTTACCCGGAGCCTCACCTGTAAACAAGTACACCCATAATGGATTCAAAATAGGTTCTAAGACCGTTATTAAAGTTGCCTCCAATGCTGTAACGTGTTTGATGGCGACAGAATACAGTATATAAGAAAGGCCTAGTTGGAATATTCCTAAGACAAGCAACATACACCAACCTGTTAAATCAGGCTTTTCAGTGTTAAACATAAAGGGTAGCCCTATTATTGCTGTAACAATATTTCCCAGGAAAGCTGATTCAAGGGGCGATCCATATTTTTGCTTGCGCATGAAGATTGCCAGAGCAGCAAAGCAAAGACCGCTGAATACGGCAAGAAGATTGCCGTAAAGATTATCCATACTAAGTTCATCTAAAAAGAACAGGAACATACCGCTTATTACAAAAAAAATTATTATCCAATCCAGCAATTTTGCCTTTTCTTTCAAAAACCAAGCTCCAAATACAGCAACATATATAGGAGCTGAATATTGGAGTAAAATAGCATTAGCTGCAGTAGTCAGTTTTGTGGCTGTTACAAAACTTATTACTGTCAAAGCATATGCAATAGCCCCTCCTACCTGTGGGAAAGACCATGTAATTCTAGGTTTTTTTATTATCAAAAGTATAAACAGCGCAGCAACAGCACTCCTGAACCCTGCAATAGCAATAGGATTCCATGATATAAGTTTTATTAAAAGTCCCCCGGAACTCCAAAGTAGAGCTACTAATACCAGCAGGGCAATTGCAACTGACCTGCTTATATTTTTATTATCAGAAAACAGATTTTCCATCATAAACATCCTTTAAATTATCTTTTAATTGAAGCACTTTCTTTTCAATTTCCGGTCTGCTTTCTTCCATAAGCTCCTTATAAAAAGTTTCATATTCATATGTTATATTATCACCATTTTCTATACTTTTCACATAACTCTCAAGAAGCTTAAAATCTCTTTCATAACAGTGGAAAGAATTTGCTCTGTGAGTATACATTCCCATACCAACACTTAATTCATCTGCAATCTTTTTTTGTAGCATTATAAATGCAAACATATTCATAAATGTTGCTTTCGGAGCATCATTACTACGCATTAAAACTTTTATGTGCAGATTATTATTTCTTATAAAAAACTGAATATGCTGCAAACATGCAGGACTTGTATTATCAGGCCTTGTATCCACCTTCCAGTCTCTTACATCAATAACAGCACGGCGGCTATCGGGATTTCTTTTCAATTCATTGTATATAAAGGGCATTTGTTTGAAAATTCTGTCATGATATGTATAGTCCCAGCCCTGACCAATCTTGAAATCAAGTATTCCATCTATAACTTCCTGTCTGTATTGTTCCAGGTCTGAATGTCCTCCTATAAACAATTTACTAATCATGGGTTCTGTCAGTGGTTTTTCTACAACTATGGTCATACTGCATTCTTTCTGCAGTTGATTATAATCAGGACAATTGGAGATTTCGCCCTCATAGTACAAAGCCAGTATAGACTTATGGTATGCATCCGTTAAATTTGTTCCGAAAACAAATAGCTCTTTCATACCTATATACCTCTCCTCCTTTACATTTACATCCTTATATTCCCATTATATTAAAACCACAATCTACATAAATAACTTCCCCCATAATTGCCCTTGATAAATCACTTAATAGGAATAATGCTGCTTTATTCATAATAGCATAACTCTACATATATATACAAGAGGTTATTTTATTGTTACTTTTGAAGGAATTTAGCTACAAATTTTAACAGCTCTTCCTTTTTATTCATTTCAGGATTTTCAATAACAGCCTCCAAAAGTCGGCTTAATATTTTACCTATTTGCTCTCCTTCTTTAAATCCTATGTTAATTAAATCACTGCCACTAACAGCTAAATCTTTAATATTCATACATTCCCCTTTCTCTTTAGCATTATAGTAAATGTGCCTTACAGTATTAACTTTTTTAATCTCCTCTCCATAATATTCATTATCTGCAAAGGATTTCAACCTGCCATTACAATTGTTTATTTCAGCCTTTAAAACTGCTTCTATAATTTTTGTAAGGTCAAGAAATATATCTTCCCCAACAATGCTTACTGCCCTCCTTACACATTTTGGTACAGGGTCAATATTTATATGATGAAACTCTATAAGTCTACATACTTTCTTAATTGTATTGTTATCAAATTTCAAATTTCTTAAAATATAATTAGCAGAATCTTTACTTTCTTCACGAAGAAGCATTGTCCACCTTAATATTGGGTCATTTTTAATAATTTCGACTCCACCTATAATATGCTGAATTTTATCAAAGGAGTATTTGTTCAACTCCGGCAAAACAACAGCCAATATACTTAAATCTTTTAAAAAAATGAATTTGGAAGGGTTAGGCGATACAAGTATCTTTGTTAACTCATCTCTGATTCTCTCTTTGCTGATTTTACTTATAAGGGTTTTTTTGTTTTTTATTGACTCCATAACACCCGGATCTATTTTAAAGTCTAATTGAGCAGCAAAACGTACAGCTCTTAACATTCTTAAAGAATCTTCTTCAAATCTTCTATCTGCGTCACCGACCGCACGGATAACACCTTTTTCAATGTCCTCTATTCCATTAAAAGGGTCAATAAAACCCTTTTCAGGATGATATGCTATTGAATTTATTGTAAAATCTCTTCTTCCAAGATCCTGTTCCAAATAGGATGTAAAAATCACTTTATCCGGTCTGCGATGGTTTGAGTATTTACCCTCAATTCTAAAAGTCGTAACTTCGATACTTTGCTCTCCAATTATAACGGTTACTGTACCATGTTTTAAACCAGTATCAACAGTTTTGTCAAATAAAGCCTTAACCTGTTCCGGCAAAGCGTCTGTTGTTATATCCCAATCTTTAGGCTCCATACCCATCAGAATATCCCTCACGCACCCCCCTACCAGGAAAGCTTCAAAATGATTCTCATTTAATGTGCGAATAATATATTTCGCCTCTTCTGGTAAATTGGCATTTACACTGTCCATTTCCTGTATACCACACCCTTCATTTCTGGACTTTTTTCTGCAATATAAATATTATGTATGTAGATATTAGCATTATACCGGCAGTAAGTAAAAGAATATATTGTTTATTCTGCATTCCTATTCCCAATAACATAATTCTGCATCCTTCTGTAAGGCGGATAAACTCCTTTCCCAGTAAAACTCCTATAAAAGCAGCCAAATTATTCATTGCCGCATAAAAGCCGATATAATTTGTCTGGTTGCCCTCAGGAATATTTATGTAAGGTATATTTGAAAAAGTAAGATTTATTCCTGCAGCAATGGTAAAAGCATATATTGTAGAAACAGGGTATAAAATTAATGTGTCTTTAGTTACAAAAGAAAGGCCTATATAATATAGTACGTATAGGCCCATTGACATATGTAGAGCCTTGAACCAAGACGTTTTCCTGATTATTCTTGACCATACGGGTGTAAAAAATACTAATACAGGTATGTTTAACATGTTTATAAAATTTAAATAGGAATAGTTGACATTCAAGTCTTTTAATAAATATATGCTGAAATAAGGTCCCGGTATATTTGCTGACAAACTCCACAAACAAGCAATTAGGACTGTTATTAGGTATTTTTTTTCCTTGAAGGGGCTTACAAATATATTAATCAGATTAACCTGAATATCTGACTTTTTATTTGAGTATTCCTTAACTTTGGACAACAAGTACAAATCTATTGAAGCTGTAATAACAGCCACAATCCTTAAGATTAAAAGGCCTTTCAACTCATTGCCGAATACTTTGTAATAATCAACAATGCCGCTGCCGATTAATATTACGGAATATACTATTATACCACTGGTAACCCTGTAAAAGGAAAAGAACTTGGCTCTCACCTCATCAGGTATGCTTTTTATATGCCATATACTAAACCCTGGGGCTAAAATTGCATTAACAATATTTAGCAGTAATATTACTGATATTATTATTGTAAGTTTTATATTATCAGAAGAGCTCAGAAATGGTATAAACCCTATAACTACAATGTTAAAGAAATAAATTATCCCCCTGCCGATAAGTAATATTTTCTTCCTGCTCTCAAATCTTTCAAGCAAAAGTGGCGACAATACCTGAAACATATTACCGACAAGGCCTGCCATTGTAACTAATCCCATAAACGAGTCATCAGCTCTCATAAGAAGCAAAAAACCTGTTAAAAAAATGCCTCCTATCATATTGTTTGTAGTCTCTGCAGCATAAGAGGCAAGAGCAATATTTTTACGGCTTATGGCTTTTTCGTCGGTTGCATCATAACCTATAAGCAACTTCAGCTTTGTCAAAAGCGAATCGATTAATGTTTTAAGCCTTATATTCATCAAGACCTCACGTTATTCAATATTAACTATAAACCTACCATAACTCAGTAACAATATAATTATAATTGCATCATTAAGGAATAGCAAGCAAAAATATTTGTTACAACCCTTCACCATCAGAATATAAAATTACTGCTGATTCGAAAACATCGCCCTTTTTCTTCTCATGGATACACTTAATACAATTCCTATAGAAATGTAATTTGTTACCATAGCACTGCCCCCGGCACTGATAAAAGGAAGAGGAAGGCCTGTTAGCGGAAGCAATCTCAAACACATGCCAATATTCTGCAAAGATTGATATGCCAACATGCCGGTTAAACCTACCACTAAAAAAGAACCATAATAGTCCCTTGAGTTCCTTGCAACATGGATGCATCTTAATATGATAAACAGTATTAATGTTATTATCAGGACTGAACCTATAAAACCAAGTTCTTCTCCAATAACACTAAAAATCATATCCGATTCCCTTACGGGGACACCTCCAATATGCGGAGGCGTCTGTGTCTGTATACCTTTATATAGACCGCTACCATAGATTCGTCCCGAACCAATAGCTATTTGTGCCCTGTCTAACTGATAACTTGCCCCTCCAGGGTCAAAACCGGGAGAAATAAATTCCAGTATTCTCTTTTTTCTTTGTTCATTCAAGGTAAAAAACCATAAAAATGGTGTAGTGAAGAGTAAAGTTCCTACTGCAATAAATATGTGCTTATATTTAACTCCGCAAATATAGATCATTATAAAAAAGGCTATAAAGAAAACTATTGCCATACCATAATCCGGTTGTTTTATTATTAATCCTATCATTAAAAGAAAGTAAATAATAAGTTTTATTATATTTTTATTAACTTCCTGTCCTTCTTTTATTCTTTCAAGGAAAGCTGAAAGTAGAATAACCAATGTAATTTTTGATAATTCTGCAGGTTGAAAAGAAATGCTAAAGCCTCCTATTACAGGTATAATTATCCAACTATTGCTACCCACTTCTTTATAACCTACTCCTATGAAGAGCACAAGCATAAGTAAGCCAATAGAAACAAGATACAAGATGAATGCTATAGATTTGAAGTTATTGTAATCAAAGGCACTAATTACCAGTGAAGCAATTACACCAATAATTACACTAACAATTTGTGTTTTCATTATACTTCCGCCGCCGGGCATGGAAAGGGTTGCGCTGTTTAAAACTACAAGCCCTATTATAGAAAGTATAAGCACACTTATAAATAAAATGTAATCAAATTGCTTAAGATAATTAACCCCTTTAATTTTTTCAATAAAATACATAAACACCCTCTGTCCCTATCTTTCGGTAATTTCTTTACCGGTATCATCCTTAGGCGCTTCCTTACGCTCTTTCTCATCCTCTATCTTATTCTCTTCCTCAATCTCAATCTCAATCTCTATCTCATTTTCTTTCCCATCCCCCATCTCGTCCACTTCCTCGACCGTTATCTCATCCATGTCCTCTTTTTCTTTCTGCAATTCTTTCAGTATCTCTCCATAACTGCTTGTACCCAATTCCACAACTTCATCTTCACCGGTTAAAGCCGTTTTCTTTCTCCTTATAAAAAGCACAACAGCAAAAGTTATTGCAAAAACAAGTGAAAGTACCTGAGAAATTCTCTGGTTTCCCATCATTAAGCTATCTGTCCTTAAACCTTCTATCCATGCCCGTCCAATTCCGTATAAAATCATATATAGGAAAAAAACTTCACCATTTATCTTTTTATGTTTTCTGTACCATATAAGTATTAAGAAAACTCCTAAATCCCATAACGACTCATATAAAAATGTAGGATGTACCGGTTTGGATGGATCGACATATATTCCCATTTGTGCAAGCTTTTGAGCATTAATAGTCAATTCATTCCTGATGCTATCACTGGTCATTCCCCATGGCAAACTGGTATTCACGCCGTAAGCTTCCTGGTTTACAAAATTGCCCCATCTGCCGATGGCTTGGGCCATGGGAAGGTAAGGTATGCCAAAATCAAATAGTTTTAAAATATTAATTTTCTTTACTTTTGCAAAAATAAATGCCACAATAAGGCCTGCTATAATCCCTCCATAAATTGCAAGGCCCCCTTTGCGTATATTAATAATATCTAAAAAGTTACCCTTGAACTCATCCCAACTGAAGGCCACATAATAAAGACGTGCGCCGATTATGCCTGCAGGAGTAAGATATAATACCAAATCAATAATATTATCCGGCTCAATTCCATATTTGCTGCTGTGCTTTATGGCCAACAAAACTGCTAAAAGAAATCCGAAGGCAATAATAATTCCATACCAGTAAATAGGCTTTCCAAATATATAAAAAGCTTCCCTGCTAACAGGTATTCGTAAGCCCCACAGTCCTGGAAATTCAATGATACTCATATTTTATCCCCCTTTTTCAATGGTTTCATATTTTATATACCCTGTATAACTGACACGGCAAACCGGTCAAGGTTAAAGTGCCCTTTCATTACATGATTCAAATACTCAAGGTTTATTTTATCATAAATATTAAAATAATCAAATATATTAATACCCTTAAAATATCCGGATATAAACATTTCTGAAACTTTTTCCAGTGAATTGAACCAGCGAATTAATTTACCATATAAAGACTTTTTAACCCTTTGAAAGTCCTCCTTATTAAGGCCGTCTTTTAACAAAAAGCAAACTGTATCTATTATTTTTTCCTTAACCTTGCCAGGTTCTATTGACTCTCCACCAATTGTTGAATATGCATAATTTTCCTCAGCAGTATAATCAAACTCAAATGTATTATTTATAAGTCCTTCTTCATAAAGCTTATTATATAATTGTGAGCTTCTTCCCATAAAAATCTCCAGCAGGATTTTTACTGCAATTTCTCTCATTAAAAGCTCCTCACCTTTCAAGTTATAAGTATCATCCTTAAAACCCATCTGGAATATGGGGGTTGCAACCGGCATTTTTTCTTCAATATATTCTCTATTAATCTCCTTTGGTTCTTCAGGAAACAACCTCTTTATTTTGCCGATTTTGTGCTTTTTGCTAATACTTGATTCAATCCGGTTAAATACCCTTTCTTCATCCACATCACCAATTACAAAAATAACCATATTTGAAGGATGGTAAAATATATTATAACATTTATATAACATCTCTTTGTCAATTTTTTCAATACTTTCGTGGTTTCCTACTATATCATTTTTTACAGGATTCATTACATATAATGACTCCAGCAAATTGAAAAAAGCCCTCCATCCCGGATTATCCCTAAACATATTTATTTCCTGTTTAATAATATCTTTTTCTTTTTCCACACCCAATTCAGTAAAATATGGATTTTGAACAAAGCTTAAGAGCAATCCAAGATTTTCATCAAACCTTTCGGTACATGAAAATAAATAAACGGTCTTATTAAAGCTTGTATAGGCATTTGGACTTGAACCCAGTTCAGAAAACTTGTCCATTATACTTCCTTCTTTCTGGTCAAACAACTTATGTTCTAAAAAATGTGCTATCCCTTCAGGCATTTTTATTGTATTATTATCATAAGGATCTATAAACTCATTATTAATTGACCCGTAATGGGTAGCAAAAACAGTATATTTCTTTGAATAACCCTTTTTAGGGATAACAAAAGCATTTAAACCACTATCATGCCTATATTTATGCATTACCTCGCCTATTTTATCGAATTTAAGTGTTTCCTGCATAATACTACTTTTCCTCCTATTGTCCATTTGATGCCAGGAAATAAATTGTGTCTAACTCTATTTTTTTTGAAACATTTATAACATCTTCTATTGAAACCCTTTTTATTTTGTCTGCCAATGTTTGAAAGTTGTCATTTGTAGTTGCAAGTATTTGACTAAAATAATAATCGGTTATTTTTAACTGATTATCTTTAAGGAAGCCTATACCTGTTTCAATTGACTTTATAGCTGATTCATGTTCATACTGGGTAATATTGCCTGATTTTATACTATCAATCTGTTTTAATATAATATCAACAGCTCTATTTCTATCTTTAATCTCTATCCCACAGGTAATCAACAATAAACCTTTGAATTTCTCCAATTGTGAAAATATATAATAAGCGAGACCCGCTTCCTCTCTTACTTTCTGAAACAACTTTGAATACACTCCTCCCCCCAATATGCTGTCGAAAACTATAAGAGGATAATAATCCTTTTCTGTCGGTAATACATTCGTTCTAAAACCCAAAGACAATTTAGCCTGGTTAACAGCCATGTGCTCTGTTACTTGCTTTACTTCCTCTACTTTATTACTTTCAGCAAGGAAATATTCTCCGTTATATTTATTATTATTATTATTATCTTTTTCCCCATTGTGCCGTATTTTTAAAAGGTTTTGCTTTATCCATTCCAGTTTTTCTATTGGAACATCTCCAGTTACAAATACCTTTAACGGGTAATTGTCAATAATATTTTTATAATGTTCATATAGGCTGCTTTCTGATACTTCTTTCAACCCTGATATATCTCCATAATCATAAATTCCAAAAGGCTCATCTTTACACATTTCTTCAAAGCATCTTTCTATTGCATATTGTACCTTGTCGTTCACTCTTCTTTCAATGAGCCTTTTAAGACTTTCCTTTTCCTGTACAACATATTCCCTTTTGAAAATACCATTTTCAATTACCGGACTAGTAATAATATCGACTATCAATTCAAAAGGTTTTTTAAAAAAATCTTTCATATCGGCCACATATTTTTCAGCGATACATTCGGTATGAAAATATATTACGTGGTATTCCCCTTTTTTAGCCACGCCACAATCAAAAGATCCCCCATAGAGTTCTTCCAGCCGTAAAGATATGTCAGACATGGTGGGGTAACTTTTGCAGCCCCGCCTTAAAACAGCAGGTACTAACGCATTTTTTGAAACAGTAT
Proteins encoded in this window:
- a CDS encoding EamA family transporter: MENLFSDNKNISRSVAIALLVLVALLWSSGGLLIKLISWNPIAIAGFRSAVAALFILLIIKKPRITWSFPQVGGAIAYALTVISFVTATKLTTAANAILLQYSAPIYVAVFGAWFLKEKAKLLDWIIIFFVISGMFLFFLDELSMDNLYGNLLAVFSGLCFAALAIFMRKQKYGSPLESAFLGNIVTAIIGLPFMFNTEKPDLTGWCMLLVLGIFQLGLSYILYSVAIKHVTALEATLITVLEPILNPLWVYLFTGEAPGKWAMVGGFIVLISVTVRCIISAVRPDITTISEEKPSEESSIGEIVSERY
- a CDS encoding FMN-binding protein — encoded protein: MKRVFRLFAITVLIIILTSCTAINQMPNEGQKTGEEEVRYKDGTFVGVGDKWQYGNEDATVVINDGKIRSINLRRLDTEGNEVDYDNWTGKEINGKLYPNLKKFRKDLADAMIEKQTYEVDAISGATVSSENWKLAVKRALEKAKK
- a CDS encoding MFS transporter, with the protein product MNIRLKTLIDSLLTKLKLLIGYDATDEKAISRKNIALASYAAETTNNMIGGIFLTGFLLLMRADDSFMGLVTMAGLVGNMFQVLSPLLLERFESRKKILLIGRGIIYFFNIVVIGFIPFLSSSDNIKLTIIISVILLLNIVNAILAPGFSIWHIKSIPDEVRAKFFSFYRVTSGIIVYSVILIGSGIVDYYKVFGNELKGLLILRIVAVITASIDLYLLSKVKEYSNKKSDIQVNLINIFVSPFKEKKYLITVLIACLWSLSANIPGPYFSIYLLKDLNVNYSYLNFINMLNIPVLVFFTPVWSRIIRKTSWFKALHMSMGLYVLYYIGLSFVTKDTLILYPVSTIYAFTIAAGINLTFSNIPYINIPEGNQTNYIGFYAAMNNLAAFIGVLLGKEFIRLTEGCRIMLLGIGMQNKQYILLLTAGIMLISTYIIFILQKKVQK
- a CDS encoding aminotransferase class I/II-fold pyridoxal phosphate-dependent enzyme; the encoded protein is MDIFQKCFNYTDAKEAMKAGIYPYFHVLETCQDTEVIIEGKRTIMIGSNNYLGLTSDPRVIKAAREALEKYGTGCSGSRFLNGTLSIHIELEKRLASFVKKEAALTFSTGFQTNLGIISAIAGRNDYIICDSENHASIVDGCRLSFAKTIKYNHNDMNDLERVLKNIPDTSGKLIVTDGVFSMGGDICNLPEIVRLAEKYEARIMVDDAHGLGVLGEHGRGTAEHFGLEDKVDIIMGTFSKSLASLGGYIAAREEVIHYVKHVSRPFIFSASITPANAAAALEALNILESEPERVRALSDIANYMREGFRKLDIPIGDSQTPIIPVMTWENERTFVITKMLLNEGVYVNPVIAPAVKPGQCLLRTSYTATHTKEQLDYALGAFERVFSKI
- a CDS encoding CCA tRNA nucleotidyltransferase is translated as MDSVNANLPEEAKYIIRTLNENHFEAFLVGGCVRDILMGMEPKDWDITTDALPEQVKALFDKTVDTGLKHGTVTVIIGEQSIEVTTFRIEGKYSNHRRPDKVIFTSYLEQDLGRRDFTINSIAYHPEKGFIDPFNGIEDIEKGVIRAVGDADRRFEEDSLRMLRAVRFAAQLDFKIDPGVMESIKNKKTLISKISKERIRDELTKILVSPNPSKFIFLKDLSILAVVLPELNKYSFDKIQHIIGGVEIIKNDPILRWTMLLREESKDSANYILRNLKFDNNTIKKVCRLIEFHHINIDPVPKCVRRAVSIVGEDIFLDLTKIIEAVLKAEINNCNGRLKSFADNEYYGEEIKKVNTVRHIYYNAKEKGECMNIKDLAVSGSDLINIGFKEGEQIGKILSRLLEAVIENPEMNKKEELLKFVAKFLQK
- a CDS encoding SDR family oxidoreductase, coding for MKMIYGNTVMITGASSGIGKCIALSLMKKGYRVYGTSRNPIQKNIVVANDSEDGKGFIEMVQLDVRSEDSIKKAVDYILRKEGKIDILINNAGFGIAGAVEDTSHEEAYEQFDTNFFGVLRMCRNVIPIMRKNKSGLIINISSVAGLISIPFQSMYSASKYALESMSEALRIELKPFGINVVLVEPGDTKTGFTANRKIVNRANESSIYKERFIKSLNTMIKDETTGPTPEAVARAIVKILNKKNPPVRVVVGIKYKIIVFCKRLVPARFVEYVVSKLY
- a CDS encoding FtsW/RodA/SpoVE family cell cycle protein, with amino-acid sequence MYFIEKIKGVNYLKQFDYILFISVLILSIIGLVVLNSATLSMPGGGSIMKTQIVSVIIGVIASLVISAFDYNNFKSIAFILYLVSIGLLMLVLFIGVGYKEVGSNSWIIIPVIGGFSISFQPAELSKITLVILLSAFLERIKEGQEVNKNIIKLIIYFLLMIGLIIKQPDYGMAIVFFIAFFIMIYICGVKYKHIFIAVGTLLFTTPFLWFFTLNEQRKKRILEFISPGFDPGGASYQLDRAQIAIGSGRIYGSGLYKGIQTQTPPHIGGVPVRESDMIFSVIGEELGFIGSVLIITLILFIILRCIHVARNSRDYYGSFLVVGLTGMLAYQSLQNIGMCLRLLPLTGLPLPFISAGGSAMVTNYISIGIVLSVSMRRKRAMFSNQQ
- a CDS encoding flavin reductase, yielding MMNEFIEIRPEQIQENVFKLIGSDWMLVTAGTKDSYNTMTASWGGLGVLWGENVSFCFVRPQRYTFEFIEKHRNFTFSFFDETYRKVLQFCGSHSGRDVDKAAATGLTPVEEDGVVYFNEARLVIVCKKIYYQDIVPYNFLDPEIDKNYLKKDYHRMYIGKVIKCLTGRSVVK